In one window of Juglans regia cultivar Chandler chromosome 3, Walnut 2.0, whole genome shotgun sequence DNA:
- the LOC108979338 gene encoding probable transcription factor At1g61730: protein MAPKRQSHLDDPPAASSSEEEVASSEEEEEEHEDEEEGSASSEEEAEPTKTSSLPSTPLPDKKAPSKKPDPPLTKPQSSSSGSGSESESESDSGATPNPTVKPIASKPMEDAAPKATTKPRSKPSSTTPARSVATKRPNNETDIKDSSKRAKKKAPEPNTDGAVSPGDSKKSAGEEKKLFQRLWSEDDEIAILKGLLDYTEKRGADPFTDAAAFHEFVKKSLHVDVSKNQLMDKIRRLRKKYKNNAGRGKKGKEPTFSKPHEQKAYELSKKIWGPAEGTGGGGGVEDGKSNGKAASRKNNQKVNTGRSLKDELLAVSPIANKEVEKMDNDGNPGLGSDSLRSLDEVVRFDKNMSVAGLEEGVIKRGLELIGKDKRAELEERWKEVQMAELEVFVKRTELIRDQARLILEAYKAAENDH from the coding sequence ATGGCCCCGAAGCGCCAATCTCATCTGGATGATCCCCCGGCCGCTTCTTCCTCCGAAGAAGAAGTAGCTTcatctgaagaagaagaagaagaacatgaggatgaagaagaaggatcTGCTTCTTCCGAAGAAGAAGCTGAACCAACAAAAACATCTTCTTTGCCATCCACTCCTCTACCTGACAAAAAGGCCCCTTCTAAAAAGCCAGACCCTCCTTTAACTAAACCGCAATCTTCTTCGTCCGGATCGGGGTCCGAGTCCgagtcggaatcggactccGGAGCCACCCCTAATCCGACTGTCAAGCCAATTGCCTCCAAGCCCATGGAAGACGCGGCCCCGAAGGCGACCACCAAACCCAGATCCAAGCCTTCGTCTACTACGCCCGCGAGATCGGTGGCAACCAAGCGACCGAACAACGAGACCGATATCAAGGACTCGTCGAAGCGGGCCAAGAAGAAAGCTCCGGAACCGAATACGGACGGTGCCGTTTCCCCAGGGGACTCGAAGAAGTCAGCGGGCGAAGAAAAGAAACTCTTCCAGAGGCTGTGGAGCGAGGACGACGAGATTGCGATTCTTAAGGGCTTGCTCGATTACACGGAGAAGAGGGGCGCCGACCCTTTCACCGACGCTGCTGCCTTCCACGAGTTCGTCAAGAAATCTCTGCATGTCGACGTTTCGAAGAACCAGCTGATGGACAAGATCCGGAGGTTGAGAAAGAAGTACAAGAACAACGCCGGGAGAGGAAAGAAGGGCAAGGAGCCCACATTTTCCAAGCCCCACGAGCAGAAGGCGTACGAATTATCGAAGAAAATTTGGGGCCCAGCTGAAGGGAccggtggaggaggaggagtagAGGACGGCAAGTCTAATGGGAAAGCGGCTAGTAGGAAGAACAATCAGAAAGTTAATACTGGCAGGAGTTTGAAAGATGAACTGCTTGCTGTGTCACCGATTGCAAACAAGGAGGTTGAAAAGATGGATAATGACGGGAATCCGGGTCTGGGTTCGGATTCATTGCGGAGTCTTGATGAGGTGGTTCGGTTTGATAAAAACATGAGTGTGGCGGGTTTGGAAGAGGGCGTGATAAAGAGAGGACTTGAGTTGATCGGGAAAGATAAGAGGGCAGAGTTAGAGGAGAGGTGGAAGGAGGTCCAGATGGCTGAATTGGAGGTTTTCGTGAAGCGGACGGAGCTGATTAGGGACCAGGCGAGGTTGATATTGGAGGCGTACAAGGCGGCGGAAAACGACCATTAG
- the LOC109020091 gene encoding oxygen-evolving enhancer protein 3-2, chloroplastic-like: MAQAIASMAGLRGSSQAVLDGSLRLSGSTRLNVNGNSRVVAMTRPGLTVRAQQPVPADPETSRRAVLGLVAVGLASGSFVQAVLAEAKSIKVGPPPPPSGGLPGTLNADEPRDLDLPLKERFFIQPLAPAQAAQRAKESAKDIVGVKELIDKKAWPYVQMDLRLKAEYLRYDLNTVISAKPKDEKKSLKDLTGKLFQDISNLDHAAKIKSTPEAEKYYTATVSSLNTVLSKLG; the protein is encoded by the exons ATGGCCCAAGCTATAGCTTCAATGGCGGGCTTACGTGGTTCATCTCAGGCTGTGTTAGATGGCAGCCTCCGGCTGAGTGGCTCAACCCGCTTGAATGTAAATGGCAACAGCCGAGTTGTGGCCATGACACGGCCGGGGCTGACCGTCAGAGCCCAGCAGCCGGTGCCTGCTGATCCCGAAACCAGCCGCCGGGCAGTCCTTGGTCTGGTTGCTGTCGGGTTGGCCTCGGGGTCCTTTGTTCAAGCCGTGCTTGCTGAGGCAAAGTCAATCAAGGTGGGCCCTCCTCCCCCACCCTCCGGTGGATTGC CTGGAACTCTAAATGCTGATGAGCCAAGAGACCTTGACCTGCCCTTGAAAGAGAGGTTCTTCATTCAACCGCTGGCCCCAGCACAGGCAGCCCAGAGGGCGAAGGAGTCAGCCAAGGACATTGTTGGCGTGAAGGAGTTGATTGACAAGAAGGCTTGGCCCTACGTGCAGATGGATCTTCGTTTGAAGGCAGAGTATCTTCGATACGACCTTAACACTGTCATTTCTGCTAAGCCGAAGGACGAGAAGAAATCCCTCAAGGACCTCACTGGAAAGCTCTTCCAGGACATTAGCAAT CTGGACCATGCAGCAAAAATTAAGAGCACCCCAGAAGCAGAGAAGTACTATACTGCGACTGTATCTTCCCTGAATACTGTTCTTTCCAAGCTTGGTTAA